CGTCGCCACCATCACGACGCAGTTCACCGGCGTCTTCAAGGAAGACCCGGCGCAACAAGCCCGTTTCATGCAGTTGGCGGTGGATCGCGGACGCTAGAAGAAGCGCGCGATAGCCGCAATAGGAAGACTTTGCGGTGACCGACGCTCAAAGGTTCCCGACAATCGCGGATAAGACCGAGCTCGAGGAAGGCGACACGTTTGCGCCTGCTTTCGACGCCGACGGTCTGGTGCCGGCCATTGTGACGGCGGCGGAGACCGGCGAGGTCTTGATGTTCGCCTATATGAACGACGAGGCCTTGGACCGCACCATCGAGACCGGCGAAGCTCATTTCTGGTCCCGCTCGCGCAAGGCATTGTGGCGCAAGGGCGAAACGAGCGGGAACACGCTCCGCATTGTAGAGATGCGGGTCGACTGCGATCAGGACGTGCTCTGGCTGACCGCCGAAATGACGGGCGCCGGCGCGTGCTGCCATACGGGCCGTGTCTCGTGCTTCTACCGCCGCGTCCCGTTCGGCAAGGCGGCCGGCAGGAAACTGGTCATGGTGCACACCGACCGTCAGTTCGACCCGGCCGAGGTGTACGGCGACCCCTCGCCCAAAACGAAACCTTAAATACCACGCGGTACTGTTCCAATTGACTCGCGGCACGGGTTGCGGTTCGAGCCGCGTTGGCGCACGTCTTGCGGTAACGTGCTTGCAGCGTTGCGGCGTGTCGATACGGGACCCATATCTCCCGTAAGAGGCTTTGAGAATGGCAAGACCAACTGTCGGCTTAGCCCTAGGTGGCGGCTCCGCCCGCGGATGGGCGCACATCGGCGTTCTAAATACACTGATCGCTGCCGGCTTAGAGCCGGATGTCGTGGCCGGCACTTCGATCGGGGCCGTCGCGGGCGCGTGTTTCGTGACTGGCAATCTGAGACATCTCGAGGACTTCGCGCGACGGCTCACGCCTCGGAAAATTTTCGGCTTTCTGGATTTCAACCTCGCCGGATCGGGACTGATCACGGGCCAACGCCTCTCCGGCGAGCTGCAGGATCATCTTAAAGGCCTGAGGATCGAGGATCTGGATCCGCGCTTCGTGGCGGTGGCCACCGAACTCGGGACCGGGCATGAAGTCTGGCTCAACAAGGGCGACCTCGTCACAGCGCTGAACGCGTCGTTCGCCCTGCCCGGCATCTTCAAGCCGGTGCAGATCAACGGCCAATGGATGATCGACGGCGCGCTGGTCAACCCGGTTCCCGTGTCGGTCTGCAGAGCCCTCGGCGCCCGCATCGTGATCGCGGTCAACGTGACCAGCGATCCGTTCGGCAAAGCCGGTGTGATCCATGACCA
This genomic window from Methyloceanibacter caenitepidi contains:
- a CDS encoding patatin-like phospholipase family protein, translating into MARPTVGLALGGGSARGWAHIGVLNTLIAAGLEPDVVAGTSIGAVAGACFVTGNLRHLEDFARRLTPRKIFGFLDFNLAGSGLITGQRLSGELQDHLKGLRIEDLDPRFVAVATELGTGHEVWLNKGDLVTALNASFALPGIFKPVQINGQWMIDGALVNPVPVSVCRALGARIVIAVNVTSDPFGKAGVIHDHASFSEPEDMEIPALQPNADTAQDGGALRLLHRQLFGRGKGAPGISSVMMDAINITQDRIARSRLAGDPPDITINPKTGRIALFDFHRANEAIALGAKAAESQLDEIRHTLKAVAA
- the hisI gene encoding phosphoribosyl-AMP cyclohydrolase, which encodes MTDAQRFPTIADKTELEEGDTFAPAFDADGLVPAIVTAAETGEVLMFAYMNDEALDRTIETGEAHFWSRSRKALWRKGETSGNTLRIVEMRVDCDQDVLWLTAEMTGAGACCHTGRVSCFYRRVPFGKAAGRKLVMVHTDRQFDPAEVYGDPSPKTKP